The genomic region AGCACCAAAAACCATCAAGGCAGCTACAGCAACAGATACTGCACCAAAACTTGATTTTCTAATGGAATACTTGTTTACCTTATTCATTTGATTCCGTTTTACTCTTGAATACATATTTTTTCTCTCTAACTATTTTATGATAAAAAAGGGAGTGGAATTGATGCTGTATTGACATACATTCTCACTCCCTAAAACACTACACTTACAATATTTTGTTGCCTAGAGTTTTGTTTTGATTTTATTCATCTCTTTTTGCTTTTCCAACTAAACTAAATCCAGCAATTAAGCCAAATACTCCCAGAACATGAGCCATACCAGAAGAGTGACCTGCAGTTTTAGGAAGTTCTTTTTCATTCTCTCTAGCAACTGGAGTTTGGTTTGGAACTTCTGACGGCACATGTGGAGCCGGGGTTGGAGTTGGAACTGGAGTTGGATTTGGGGTTGGTGACGGCATAACCTGTGGAGTTGGAGTCGGTACCGGGGTTGGAACCGGAGTTGGAGTTGGAGTCGGTACTGGATCCGGCGTAACTTGTGGGGTTGGGGTTGGAGTCGGAATTGGAGTTGGTGTAACTTGTGGAATTGGTTGAACATTTCTATAAGTTACAGTTACAACTTGATTTTCAGTTTCTGCTGTAATTCCTTGAACCGAATCTACCTTAGCAAGATCAGGATTGTATCCTGCAATGCTTGGAGATATCACTTCGTCAAAACTTGTTACCCCATCTTCAGAAACCCAAGATGTACTTGTAGTTTTACCTGTTACATTATCGATACTTAACATACGTGAAAAGCTTACTTGATCATGGTGATCTTCACTTGCTTTTGTACCATCTGCAAATACATAATGAATCGTTCTTTCCACAAGTTTTGGAGTATCTTTTTTAACAGTAATCTTATGTTTCAATAGAACTGTATATTCTTGAACTTTTGTTTCATCTGTATCAAAAGTTGCATCTGTAGGGAAACCATCTTCCTTCAATAAGTACCCTTTTTCAATCAACGATTTCAAAACAGTTTCTGTCGTATAGGCAATCTTTTCTCCAGATTTACCAGTAATATTGTCTGTATGAACGACCTCATCCTTATTATCCATATCTATATAACGAACTACTGCAACTTGATCTGTCTTGACGTAAGTTACCTTTGTATCTTCACCTGGATTTTCAGGTGTAACACTTGTACGCTCTGGTTTGTAGCCTACAATTTCAGGTACTGCTGTTTCTCCAGCTTTACGAGGATCATTTGCATCATTCAGGTATTGTGGTTGAGGAGCATTTGCAATCACATTTCCAGAAGCATCTACTGGAATGATTTTACCCAAAGCTTTATATGTAACTGTATCTGTTGCTTTTGGTGAATCTGGCGTAACTGTCTTAGCACCAGCTTCTGCTTTATCAGCAAAATATCCTGTCACAACTGGTACTTTAACTGTTCCATAGGTATGGTTCTTGTTTTCCCAAGTTGTTTCTTTAGTTGCTTCATTATATGACCCCTTGAAGACAAAGTCATTTTGAACATTATCTTTAGGAGTTTCAGAACCTGCACCAGTAAAGCTTACCGTTTGGTTTGTTTCCTTAGACACTGGATCAATAATTGCATCATAAGAAATTAATGTATTCTTACCGATACGGTCAGGATCTGAATCATCATTTGGATCAACTGTTCTATCCGTTATGCTATATCCCCAGACATTTGGTTGTTCTTTATGGAAAGCATAAAAATGTGGTGCATCTGGTATCTTTGTAATGCCTGCTCTAGTAGCGTCATTAGGATCGTTATCATAATACTTATATAGTGCATCGTCAATATTTTTAACGACCTCACCTTCGGCATTTATATATTGACCTTTTTCATTAACTGCAACAATGCGTCCCATTTCTTTCAAGTCAACATTAACTTCTGTATCTTGAGGAGAATTTGGATTAACCTCCATCGTCCCTACTTTATTCACAGTAGCATAGTATTTTGGTGTAATAGGAGTTCGTACAGCTTTGAAGACAGCATTAACAGATGAATCCGCTTCTGAATTATTTGAAGTAGTTGATTCCGCTACAGCAGCACGTTTACCTCTTGATGAACGGCGTACAGAACGCTCACCATTTTCTGTCACAGTTAAACCTAATGGAGACACTTGAGAATTATGAACTTGTGTAGCTAAAGTATTTTCTAAAACAGGAGCTACTTCTGACAATGCTCGTCTGCTTCTAGATGATCTAGCAACTCTTGATTCACTATTGTTGACAACCGTTGGAGTTGAAACAGCTGGTTGAGATGCTACTGGAGCTACAATGTCTTGGTTCTTAATAGCCTTAATCTTCCATTGTTCATAATTAATATCACCAGAAACCAAATTCACAAGTGCATTTCGTTCATAACTGATATGTTGATCAATTGATCCATACGCAGCTTTCCCATTTGTGTAGTAACGGAAATTAATACGACGACTTATTGTTTGGGTCAATTTCTCCATTCTCTCAACAGTACCTGGCCAATTTGGTGTATTTGGTTGTCCTGGATTGACTGGTGTGTTGGGTTGTGGTTTAGGATCTTTCGGTGTTACACGTTCGACACGTTCTGAAAGGGTTACAGTGTAGACTTGGTCACGTGCTGTATCGTAGTCATAAACCTTCGCACCACCCGCTGTGAATTCATCACTAACAAGGTTATAGCCTTGTTTCTTGAATTCTGTGATTTGACTTGTTGTACTGTAAGCAATGGCTTCGCCTGACTTACCTGTCACTTCATCTGTTTTGAGAACATGATTGCCGTTAGTGCTTACGTAACGGATAACAGCTTTTTGGGCATCCTTACGATAAGTGACTGTTTCAACGCGGTCTTGATCTTTCGCTTGAACTCCACTTACAGCTGGGATTTCTGATTTATCTGCTGTGTAACCTGCGATAGTTGGAGAGACTACTTTATCAAACGTATCATCATTAGTGGTCCAGTCTTGGAAGAAAATTTGACCAGTCACTAGGTTAATACGACTCCAACGTTTGAAGTTCAGTGTTTCAACCACATCATCCTTAGCCTTACTTCCATCTTCATAAACGTAATGGATGGTACGGCTAACGCTTTCTTTGTTATCCAAATCATGGACACTAGCTGGCCAACGTGGGCTATCTGGTTGTCCTGGATTAACTGGTGTATTTGGTTGTGGATTTGGGTTATCTGGGTTAACCGGTTCAACACGTTCTGAAAGGGTTACAGTGTAGACTTGGTCACGTGCTGTATCATAGTCATAAACCTTAGCACCACCCGCTGTGAATTCATCGCTGACAAGCGTATAGCCTTGTTTCTTGAATTCATTGATTTGACTTGTAGTGCTGTAGGCAATGGCTTCACCTGACTTACCTGTCACTTCATCTATTTTGAGAACTTGATTACCATTAGTGCTTACATAGCGAATAACAGCTTTTTGGGCATCCTTATGATAAGTGACTGTTTCAACACGGTCTTGGTCTTTCGCTTGAACTCCACTTACAGCTGGGATTTCTGATTTATCTGCTGTGTAACCTGCGATAGTTGGAGAGACTACTTTATCAAACGTATCATCATTAGTTGTCCAGTCTTGGAAGAAAATTTGACCAGTCACTAGGTTAATACGACTCCAACGTTTGAAGTTCAGTGTTTCAACCACATCATCCTTAGCCTTACTTCCATCTTCATAAACGTAATGGATAGTACGGCTAACGCTTTCTTTGTTATCTAAATCATGGACACTAGCTGGCCAACGTGGACTATCTGGTTGTCCTGGATTGACTGGTGTATTTGGTTGTGGGCTTGGGTTATCTGGGTTAACCGGTTCAACACGTTCTGAAAGGGTTACAGTGTAGACTTGGTCACGTGCTGTATCATAGTCATAAACCTTAGCACCACCCGCTGTGAATTCATCGCTGACAAGGTTATATCCTTGTTTCTTGAATTCTGTGATTTGACTTGTAGTGCTGTAGGCAATGGCTTCACCTGACTTACCTGTTACTTCATCTGTTTTGAGAACTTGATTACCATTAGTGCTTACATAACGGATAACAGCTTTTTGGGCATCCTTATGATAAGTGACTGTTTCAACACGGTCTTGGTCTTTCGCTTGAACTCCACTTACAGCTGGGATTTCTGATTTATCCGCTGTGTAACCTGCGATAGTTGGAGAGACTACTTTATCAAACGTATCATCATTAGTTGTCCAGTCTTGGAAGTCGATATGACCTGTTACCAAGTTGACATTACTCCAACGTTTGAAGTTCAGTGTTTCAACCACATCATCCTTAGCCTTACTTCCATCTTCATAAACATAATGGATAGTACGGCTAACACTTTCCTTGTTATCCAAGTTTTCAACGGTTCCTGGCCAACGTGGGCTATCTGGTTGTCCTGGATTAACTGGTGTATTTGGTTGTGGGCTTGGGTTATCTGGGTTAACCGGTTCAACACGTTCTGAAAGGGTTACAGTGTAGACTTGGTCACGTGCTGTATCGTAGTCATAAACCTTAGCACCACCTGCTGTGAATTCATCGCTAACAAGCTTGTAGCCTTGTTTCTTGAACTCTGTGATTTGACTTGTTGTGCTGTAGGCAATGGCTTCTCCTGACTTACCTGTTACTTCATCTGTTTTGAGAACTTGATTACCATTAGTGCTTACATAACGGATAACAGCTTTTTGGGCATCCTTATGATAAGTGACTGTTTCAACACGGTCTTGGTCTTTCGCTTGAACTCCACTTACAGCTGGGATTTCTGATTTATCCGCTGTGTAACCTGCGATAGTTGGAGAGACTACTTTATCAAACGTATCATCATTAGTTGTCCAGTCTTGGAAGTCAATATGACCTGTTACCAAGTTGACATTGCTCCAACGTTTGAAGTTCAGTGTTTCAACCACATCATCCTTAGCCTGACTTCCGTCTTCATAAACGTAATGGATAGTACGGCTAACACTTTCCTTGTTATCCAAGTTTTCAACGGTTCCTGGCCAACGTGGGCTATCTGGTTGTCCTGGATTAACTGGTGTATTTGGTTGTGGATTTGGGTTATCTGGGTTAACCGGTTCAACACGTTCTGAAAGGGTTACAGTGTAGACTTGGTCACGTGCTGTATCATAGTCATAAACCTTAGCACCACCCGCTGTGAATTCATCGCTAACAAGGTTATATCCTTGTTTCTTGAATTCTGTGATTTGACTTGTAGTGCTGTAGGCAATGGCTTCACCTGACTTACCTGTCACTTCATCTGTTTTGAGAACTTGATTACCATTAGTGCTTACATAACGGATAACAGCTTTTTGGGCATCCTTATGATAAGTGACTGTTTCAACACGGTCTTGGTCTTTCGCTTGAACTCCACTTACAGCTGGGATTTCTGATTTATCCGCTGTGTAACCTGCGATAGTTGGAGAGACTACTTTATCAAACGTATCATCATTAGTTGTCCAGTCTTGGAAGTCAATATGACCTGTTACCAAGTTGACATTACTCCAACGTTTGAAGTTCAGTGTTTCAACCACATCATCCTTAGCCTGACTTCCGTCTTCATAAACGTAATGGATAGTACGGCTAACACTTTCCTTGTTATCCAAGTTTTCAACGGTTCCTGGCCAACGTGGGCTATCTGGTTGTCCTGGATTGACTGGTGTATTTGGTTGTGGGCTTGGGTTATCTGGGTTAACCGGTTCAACACGTTCTGAAAGGGTTACAGTGTAGACTTGGTCACGTGCTGTATCGTAGTCATAAACCTTAGCACCACCTGCTGTGAATTCATCGCTAACAAGCTTGTAGCCTTGTTTCTTGAACTCTGTGATTTGACTTGTAGTGCTGTAGGCAATGGCTTCTCCTGACTTACCTGTTACTTCATCTGTTTTG from Streptococcus mitis NCTC 12261 harbors:
- a CDS encoding mucin-binding protein, which translates into the protein MKHSHKKSFDWYSLQQRYSIRKYHFGAASVLLGTALVLGTAANAQAVQAEEKNPEATNSVSVDKVEEATKPAEVSTAKKETTYAAPTVANPVEVTPAKSEDAKAPAEKVEEAKDKKEEVSHQDAVDKSKLLTALSRAEKLELKLYTEDSVKRLQNSIQSAKGLLNKADVTESELSQAESDLQAAVIALELRGTTKVADKAEVVSKIESVETKNAESKVTEQTSKVEKDKSALKPVKGLRVEDAKANKEGGWNIPLDQEARLQLKSAIEAHAAQSRSRRRKRDIGDLDYTFKKVMTPVNPGHYADAKSVDELTVNPDFTPETEINVWYKDLGYINLVDKNGHYINSNGEVVENKEAAIRRQYKNDFNDTTRADVTEIPNAPVGWKISDNQSIRGYDAETKTIDPNDDNDLDAVGKDSNVVIEKENQKAVIRYVSTNGNQVLKTDEVTGKSGEAIAYSTTSQINEFKKQGYKLVSDEFTAGGAKVYDYDTARDQVYTVTLSERVEPVNPDNPNPQPNTPVNPGQPDSPRWPGTVENLDNKESVSRTIHYVYEDGSKAKDDVVETLNFKRWSNVNLVTGHIDFQDWTTNDDTFDKVVSPTIAGYTADKSEIPAVSGVQAKDQDRVETVTYHKDAQKAVIRYVSTNGNQVLKTDEVTGKSGEAIAYSTTSQITEFKKQGYKLVSDEFTAGGAKVYDYDTARDQVYTVTLSERVEPVNPDNPSPQPNTPVNPGQPDSPRWPGTVENLDNKESVSRTIHYVYEDGSQAKDDVVETLNFKRWSNVNLVTGHIDFQDWTTNDDTFDKVVSPTIAGYTADKSEIPAVSGVQAKDQDRVETVTYHKDAQKAVIRYVSTNGNQVLKTDEVTGKSGEAIAYSTTSQITEFKKQGYNLVSDEFTAGGAKVYDYDTARDQVYTVTLSERVEPVNPDNPNPQPNTPVNPGQPDSPRWPGTVENLDNKESVSRTIHYVYEDGSQAKDDVVETLNFKRWSNVNLVTGHIDFQDWTTNDDTFDKVVSPTIAGYTADKSEIPAVSGVQAKDQDRVETVTYHKDAQKAVIRYVSTNGNQVLKTDEVTGKSGEAIAYSTTSQITEFKKQGYKLVSDEFTAGGAKVYDYDTARDQVYTVTLSERVEPVNPDNPSPQPNTPVNPGQPDSPRWPGTVENLDNKESVSRTIHYVYEDGSKAKDDVVETLNFKRWSNVNLVTGHIDFQDWTTNDDTFDKVVSPTIAGYTADKSEIPAVSGVQAKDQDRVETVTYHKDAQKAVIRYVSTNGNQVLKTDEVTGKSGEAIAYSTTSQITEFKKQGYNLVSDEFTAGGAKVYDYDTARDQVYTVTLSERVEPVNPDNPSPQPNTPVNPGQPDSPRWPASVHDLDNKESVSRTIHYVYEDGSKAKDDVVETLNFKRWSRINLVTGQIFFQDWTTNDDTFDKVVSPTIAGYTADKSEIPAVSGVQAKDQDRVETVTYHKDAQKAVIRYVSTNGNQVLKIDEVTGKSGEAIAYSTTSQINEFKKQGYTLVSDEFTAGGAKVYDYDTARDQVYTVTLSERVEPVNPDNPNPQPNTPVNPGQPDSPRWPASVHDLDNKESVSRTIHYVYEDGSKAKDDVVETLNFKRWSRINLVTGQIFFQDWTTNDDTFDKVVSPTIAGYTADKSEIPAVSGVQAKDQDRVETVTYRKDAQKAVIRYVSTNGNHVLKTDEVTGKSGEAIAYSTTSQITEFKKQGYNLVSDEFTAGGAKVYDYDTARDQVYTVTLSERVERVTPKDPKPQPNTPVNPGQPNTPNWPGTVERMEKLTQTISRRINFRYYTNGKAAYGSIDQHISYERNALVNLVSGDINYEQWKIKAIKNQDIVAPVASQPAVSTPTVVNNSESRVARSSRSRRALSEVAPVLENTLATQVHNSQVSPLGLTVTENGERSVRRSSRGKRAAVAESTTSNNSEADSSVNAVFKAVRTPITPKYYATVNKVGTMEVNPNSPQDTEVNVDLKEMGRIVAVNEKGQYINAEGEVVKNIDDALYKYYDNDPNDATRAGITKIPDAPHFYAFHKEQPNVWGYSITDRTVDPNDDSDPDRIGKNTLISYDAIIDPVSKETNQTVSFTGAGSETPKDNVQNDFVFKGSYNEATKETTWENKNHTYGTVKVPVVTGYFADKAEAGAKTVTPDSPKATDTVTYKALGKIIPVDASGNVIANAPQPQYLNDANDPRKAGETAVPEIVGYKPERTSVTPENPGEDTKVTYVKTDQVAVVRYIDMDNKDEVVHTDNITGKSGEKIAYTTETVLKSLIEKGYLLKEDGFPTDATFDTDETKVQEYTVLLKHKITVKKDTPKLVERTIHYVFADGTKASEDHHDQVSFSRMLSIDNVTGKTTSTSWVSEDGVTSFDEVISPSIAGYNPDLAKVDSVQGITAETENQVVTVTYRNVQPIPQVTPTPIPTPTPTPQVTPDPVPTPTPTPVPTPVPTPTPQVMPSPTPNPTPVPTPTPAPHVPSEVPNQTPVARENEKELPKTAGHSSGMAHVLGVFGLIAGFSLVGKAKRDE